A genomic window from Triticum urartu cultivar G1812 chromosome 7, Tu2.1, whole genome shotgun sequence includes:
- the LOC125518837 gene encoding uncharacterized protein LOC125518837, with protein sequence MPMARTGAGRDADVTGGWQLVVSTKGPRRPALAALAPAFKLAPIPRWLLGRCCRCLHRGHRAELCRDPIRCSRCLQNGHKSRGCSNNWKPLSSLDGPAVPPPPLPRPVSSTACQEVPPRPGRGWEIPCPPPLLQLHAGPATMPCRGDPEVPCPGDPALRPEEDFVVVPATPEMQADAAILSTNCVVAWLDGARQDIPCQQVAVELATELGARLADVEVVKHYPEQFLVCFVYQHHCADAVSRGHLRGTGHRIYVREWRLEAHADNEDQLHHVRLCLEGVPLHGWNNYIATFLIGCGCSLDYIEQRSLRKEDTRDLALWAWTANPNAIPKVKWLTLPARGHRRRGRRGLRHCVLIHLDLHEDHSKAGDDDDNPPPPDVHEFTWYRKVVDGTFVPRERRPAQGCAERRADRREDDGDRDRRRGREGGRPREG encoded by the coding sequence ATGCCGATGGCGAGGACGGGCGCGGGGCGCGATGCCGATGTGACCGGCGGCTGGCAGCTCGTCGTGTCAACCAAAGGCCCGCGCCGCCCGGCTTTGGCCGCCCTTGCCCCTGCATTCAAGCTGGCGCCCATCCCTCGATGGCTCCTTGGCCGCTGCTGCCGATGCCTACACCGGGGTCACCGTGCTGAGCTGTGCAGGGATCCCATCCGCTGCTCCCGCTGCCTTCAAAATGGGCACAAGTCGCGTGGTTGCAGCAACAACTGGAAGCCATTAAGCTCCCTCGACGGCCCTGCTGTGCCTCCTCCTCCGCTCCCCCGCCCTGTATCATCTACTGCTTGTCAAGAGGTGCCGCCTCGTCCTGGCCGGGGCTGGGAGATCCCTTGCCCGCCTCCCCTGCTGCAGCTTCACGCCGGCCCAGCCACGATGCCATGCCGTGGCGACCCCGAGGTGCCATGCCCTGGCGACCCTGCGCTCAGGCCGGAGGAAGACTTCGTGGTTGTCCCGGCGACGCCGGAGATGCAGGCCGACGCAGCCATCCTCTCCACCAACTGTGTCGTCGCATGGCTCGATGGAGCGCGGCAGGACATTCCCTGCCAGCAGGTGGCGGTTGAGCTCGCCACGGAGCTGGGCGCAAGACTGGCCGACGTCGAGGTGGTCAAGCACTACCCCGAGCAGTTCCTTGTTTGCTTCGTGTACCAACACCACTGCGCCGACGCCGTGTCCCGCGGCCACCTTCGGGGCACCGGCCACCGCATCTACGTGCGAGAGTGGAGGCTCGAGGCTCATGCAGACAACGAAGACCAGCTCCATCATGTTCGCCTCTGCTTGGAAGGTGTCCCTCTCCACGGCTGGAACAACTACATAGCCACCTTCCTCATCGGCTGCGGATGCTCGCTTGACTACATCGAGCAGCGGTCGCTTCGCAAGGAGGACACCAGAGACCTGGCGCTCTGGGCTTGGACGGCGAACCCCAACGCCATCCCCAAGGTTAAGTGGCTCACACTTCCGGCCCGCGGTCACCGCCGCCGTGGTCGGCGGGGCCTCCGCCATTGCGTCCTCATCCACCTCGACCTCCACGAGGACCACTCCAAggccggcgacgacgacgacaacccaccgccaccagaCGTGCATGAGTTCACCTGGTACAGGAAGGTGGTCGATGGCACCTTTGTTCCGCGAGAGCGCCGTCCAGCTCAGGGGTGCGCTGAGCGCCGTGCGGACAGACGCGAAGACGACGGCGACCGCGACAGAAGGCGCGGACGTGAAGGAGGTCGCCCTCGGGAAGGCTAG